A single window of Vanessa atalanta chromosome 27, ilVanAtal1.2, whole genome shotgun sequence DNA harbors:
- the LOC125074401 gene encoding uncharacterized protein LOC125074401 encodes MPKVVKSSAREIILKVKEFCDAEQKNKGILIPLNNVRKRVAAMTGVSEKTVTRITKEGITAASTSKKIVTPGKSRPHPKKFDLDGFDLCAIREKIHSFYIVRKELPTLVKLRAALRKDINFQGSITTLHRILNNIGFKYKRCQSKRKILMERHDIIAWRARYLEKIRRNRTVEKRPIVYLDETYIHNTYHAKSCWQSEKEPGLMVSESVGSRWIIAHAGTENGFINGALLMFKSQSKSSDYHDNMNSTNFLKWLKEKLIPNLRERSLVVMDNAPYHCTQINKAPTMSSIKSKLQEWLREKGIYFENTWTKAVLFDLVKQNKGPPTYAVDELLKAHNHEVLKLPPYHCELNPIEKIWSLVKRKVADKNVSQDPKNITIITEDAFKSISAEDWAAQCKHVEHLEEEYLKNDSLIDEEMDRLIISTASDSETESDSVSIHSSDSDDVTDHNYSIKL; translated from the exons ATGCCTAAAGTTGTAAAAAGTTCAGCTCGAGAAATTATATTGAAGGTGAAGGAGTTTTGTGATGCGGAACAAAAGaataaaggtattttaataCCACTAAACAATGTTCGCAAGAGAGTCGCCGCAATGACAG GCGTGTCCGAAAAAACTGTGACCAGGATAACAAAAGAAGGCATAACAGCAGCGAGTACttcaaaaaaaattgtcacacCAGGGAAAAGTCGTCCGCATCCCAAAAAGTTCGACTTGGATGGGTTTGATCTGTGCGCCATACGGGAAAAAATTCACAGTTTTTATATTGTGAGGAAGGAGTTACCGACATTGGTTAAGCTACGTGCCGCATTGagaaaagatataaattttCAGGGAAGCATCACAACATTgcatagaatattaaataatattggtttCAAGTATAAGCGATGCCAATCCAAACGTAAAATTCTTATGGAACGCCATGACATAATCGCATGGCGTGCAAGATATTTGGAAAAAATCCGAAGAAATCGCACTGTGGAAAAAAGGCCAATCGTATATTTAGATGAGacctatatacataatacatatcatGCAAAAAGTTGTTGGCAAAGTGAGAAGGAGCCGGGACTGATGGTCTCAGAATCTGTAGGGAGTCGCTGGATAATTGCTCATGCAGGGACAGAGAATGGTTTCATAAATGGTGCATTGTTGATGTTCAAATCCCAGTCCAAGTCTTCAGATTATCACGATAACATGAACTCTACAAATTTCCTTAAATGGCTGAAGGAAAAACTGATTCCTAACCTACGTGAAAGGTCTCTTGTGGTAATGGACAACGCTCCTTATCACTGTACACAAATAAACAAAGCGCCTACAATGTCGAGCATCAAAAGTAAGTTGCAAGAGTGGCTGCGAGAAAAGGGTATCTATTTTGAAAACACATGGACAAAAGCTGTTTTGTTTGATCTCGTCAAACAAAATAAAGGTCCACCAACATATGCTGTGGATGAATTATTAAAAGCTCACAACCATGAGGTTTTGAAATTGCCGCCTTATCACTGCGAACTCAACCCGATTGAAAAAATCTGGAGCCTTGTGAAAAGAAAGGTAGCGGATAAAAACGTGTCCCAAGACCCAAAAAACATAACGATTATAACGGAAGATGCCTTTAAGAGTATCTCAGCAGAAGATTGGGCTGCTCAATGCAAACACGTAGAGCATTTGGAAGaggaatatttgaaaaatgacAGCCTTATAGATGAAGAAATGGATCGACTCATCATATCCACAGCTAGTGATAGTGAAACAGAATCTGACTCTGTTTCCATTCACTCTTCCGATAGTGATGATGTAACTGatcataattattcaataaaactgtaa
- the LOC125074125 gene encoding uncharacterized protein LOC125074125, whose product MDNASYHTVQKNKTPTMTNRKADIQKWLDENNIEYEELFSKEELMCVVEKHKPNPIYVADDLLQQNGHEVLRLPPYHCDLNPIELIWSSAKRLIAKKNIGLSAADTEELIKETFANITASDWKTMTNHVITVEDKYRERDNNVTLKEFIINVGSDNDTSSSEESLYEFLESDFDYSE is encoded by the coding sequence ATGGACAATGCCAGTTACCACACTGTGCAGAAAAATAAGACCCCGACAATGACAAACCGCAAAGCCGATATTCAAAAGTGGcttgatgaaaataatatagagtATGAAGAACTTTTCTCAAAAGAGGAATTGATGTGTGTAGTAGAGAAGCATAAACCAAACCCTATATATGTGGCAGATGACCTTCTCCAGCAGAATGGCCATGAAGTATTAAGACTTCCTCCGTATCATTGCGACCTGAATCCAATAGAGTTGATATGGAGTTCAGCGAAACGACTAATcgcaaagaaaaatattggcTTATCTGCAGCAGACACAGAAGAACTTATTAAGGAAACATTCGCGAACATAACTGCCTCAGATTGGAAAACAATGACTAACCATGTCATTACTGTAGAGGATAAGTATAGAGAAAGAGACaataatgtcacattaaaagaattcataataaatgttGGCAGTGATAATGATACAAGTAGCTCAGAAGAATCGTTATATGAATTTTTAGAGTCTGATTTTGATTActctgaataa